In one window of Camelina sativa cultivar DH55 chromosome 15, Cs, whole genome shotgun sequence DNA:
- the LOC104745121 gene encoding 60S ribosomal protein L35-1: MARIKVHELRDKSKVDLQNQLKELKAELALLRVAKVTGGAPNKLSKIKVVRKSIAQVLTVSSQKQKSALREAYKNKKLLPLDLRPKKTRAIRRRLTKHQASLKTEREKKKEMYFPIRKYAIKV, from the exons ATGG CGAGGATTAAGGTTCACGAACTGAGGGACAAGTCGAAGGTCGATCTTCAAAACCAGCTTAAGGAGCTTAAGGCTGAGCTCGCTCTCCTCCGTGTCGCCAAAGTAACCGGTGGTGCTCCAAACAAACTCTCCAAAAT CAAGGTGGTGCGTAAATCCATTGCTCAGGTATTGACAGTGTCATCCCAGAAGCAGAAGTCTGCTCTAAGAGAAgcatacaagaacaagaagttgcTTCCTCTTGATCTTCGTCCCAAGAAGACTCGTGCTATCCGCAGACGCCTCACCAAACACCAG GCCTCTTTGAAGACTGAGcgtgagaagaagaaagagatgtaCTTCCCAATCAGGAAGTACGCTATCAAAGTTTAA